One window of Lepus europaeus isolate LE1 chromosome Y, mLepTim1.pri, whole genome shotgun sequence genomic DNA carries:
- the LOC133753986 gene encoding LOW QUALITY PROTEIN: cyclin-Y-like protein 1 (The sequence of the model RefSeq protein was modified relative to this genomic sequence to represent the inferred CDS: inserted 1 base in 1 codon), with the protein MTMTLLCSQPQTLSPTAQDELARGRPRCRGGGGAAEAGTLPWSWVVEWRARPCLLARQPRALPGQLTKKYSSCSTIFLDDSTVSSNLTYTIKCVTLAIYYHIKNRDANRSLDIFDERSHPLTREKVPEEYFKHDPEHKFIYRFVRTLFSAAQLTAECAIVTLVYLGRILTYAEIDICPTNWKRIVLGAILLASKVWDDQAVWNXDYCQILKDITVEDMNEMERHFLELLQFNINVPASVYAKYYFDFRSLADDNNLNFLFAPLSKERAQNLEAISRLCEDKYKDLCRAAMRRFFSADNFIGIQRSNAILS; encoded by the exons ACGAGTTGGCTCGAGGGAGGCCGCGGTGTCGTGGCGGAGGGGGTGCAGCTGAGGCCGGAACCCTGCCCTGGAGCTGGGTGGTTGAGTGGCGGGCGAGGCCGTGTCTCTTGGCGCGGCAGCCCCGGGCTCTGCCGGGGCAGCTTACTAAAAAGTACAGCTCATGCTCAACAATATTTCTAGATGACAGCACAGTCAGTTCTAATCTTACATACACAATAAAATGTGTGACCTTAGCAATATATTACCACATAAAGAACAGAGATGCAAATAGATCCCTGGATATTTTTGATGAGAGATCACATCCACTCACACGAGAAAAGGTTCCGGAGGAGTACTTTAAGCATGATCCTGAACACAAATTTATTTACAGATTTGTCCGTACGCTTTTCAGTGCTGCACAGCTTACAGCTGAATGTGCAATAGTCACTTTGGTTTACTTAGGAAGAATTTTAACTTATGCTGAGATCGACATTTGTCCCACTAACTGGAAAAGAATTGTCTTGGGAGCCATTCTTCTCGCCTCCAAGGTTTGGGACGATCAGGCTGTGTGGA TGGACTACTGCCAGATCCTCAAGGACATCACGGTTGAGGACATGAATGAGATGGAACGGCATTTTTTGGAGCTACTTCAGTTTAATATTAATGTTCCTGCCAGTGTTTATGCCAAATACTACTTTGACTTTCGCTCCTTAGCAGATGACAACAATCTGAATTTTCTGTTTGCTCCTCTCAGCAAGGAAAGAGCACAGAACCTAGAGGCCATTTCCAGATTGTGTGAAGACAAATACAAAGACTTGTGTAGAGCTGCTATGAGACGATTTTTCAGCGCTGATAATTTCATTGGCATTCAGCGCTCTAATGCTATCCTCTCTTAA